Proteins co-encoded in one Ziziphus jujuba cultivar Dongzao chromosome 9, ASM3175591v1 genomic window:
- the LOC107433914 gene encoding protein DA1-related 1, whose protein sequence is MSPDQLDSNPEYWNQIFCSTHMDDGTPICRACHRLKASHVTYIELGDGREICQDCCGSAILDTKSFESLVRKCHEFYKSMNMEIDNDIPFFLVDSSEMAKLTIQIDQDNPFETTYQGNWGIIIHEQRPVVNIITSSSRIGNRMTVIKKPSEPNNGSMLSIAVLFGFTEALTGAILVHEMMHVWLRLQDIEPLELKLEEGICQVISRRWLDWYESNVVETDTETTKQSDSKRGEFLRNLLRIYKLTLELDSSFDYGEGFREAQRATSQFGLQSTIQYIITNERLPL, encoded by the exons ATGAGCCCAGATCAACTGGACTCAAATCCTGAATATTGGAACCAGATATTTTGCTCCACTCATATGGACGACGGGACTCCTATATGTCGTGCCTGCCATAGATTGaag GCAAGTCATGTAACATATATAGAGTTAGGTGATGGTCGGGAAATTTGCCAAGATTGTTGTGGTAGTGCTATCTTGGATACTAAAAGCTTTGAATCTCTTGTAAGAAAATGCCATGAATTCTATAAATCAATGAACATGGAAATCGACAACGATATTCCATTTTTCTTGGTCGATTCTTCAGAAATGGCAAAACTTACCATCCAGATTGACCAAGACAACCCATTCGAg ACTACTTATCAAGGGAATTGGGGAATCATCATACATGAACAGCGACCTGTCGTCAAT aTTATTACCAGCTCTTCAAGGATAGGTAACAGAATGACAGTCATAAAAAAGCCTTCAGAACCAAATAATGGAAGCATGCTAAGTATAGCAGTTTTGTTCGGGTTTACAGA GGCTTTGACAGGGGCAATCTTGGTACATGAGATGATGCATGTATGGTTACGACTTCAag atATTGAACCATTGGAGCTAAAATTGGAGGAAGGAATATGTCAAGTAATATCTCGGAGATGGTTGGATTGGTATGAATCCAATGTAGTTGAAACCGACACGGAAACAACTAAACAAAGTGATAGTAAAAGAGGTGAGTTTCTGAGAAACTTGTTGAGAATCTACAAACTGACGTTAGAGTTGGATTCGTCTTTCGATTATGGTGAAGGCTTTAGAGAAGCTCAGCGTGCTACTTCC